One window of Triticum dicoccoides isolate Atlit2015 ecotype Zavitan chromosome 5A, WEW_v2.0, whole genome shotgun sequence genomic DNA carries:
- the LOC119298654 gene encoding BTB/POZ and MATH domain-containing protein 2-like has translation MAAGHAALSHQHPVGVHQSIPNTTLRASRTTVQHVLKIQGYSWMSKSFDTGKGLRSKSFYVGGTTGWHIAFYPNGNRVETDDSVSVFAILDDAVAGRAVEAEIGFDVLDPTTGEPMPRYRRPGGGVIRRFARIGAFCGCENFIRLEELQEFLLKDDCFWVRCNVTVVEFLRETAPPPRPVVAAIPPPDWAQHFGDLLRSKQGADVMLDVGGDTFAAHRCVLAAGSPVFKAELYGTLEECNAYVRIDDMRAEVFRNLLHFAYTDELPPETIEDGAAMARDLLKAADRYDMERLKLVCEDRLWSHIDASTAATTLLLAEQHRCHRLREACFEFLLTSSTTLNAVMATDGFGHLCKSNPGLLKDILSKLATHRDRRRRIRQWEEDDNHGFILRTTEGDKLPEPTHHMHLGGSRSIETHTSSSETPDRRTPFHPDLTRDIATFISWSSKN, from the coding sequence ATGGCCGCCGGACACGCAGCGTTGTCACATCAGCACCCCGTCGGCGTTCACCAGTCCATCCCAAACACCACCCTCCGCGCTAGCAGGACCACCGTGCAGCACGTGCTCAAGATTCAAGGATATTCATGGATGAGTAAGAGCTTCGACACCGGCAAGGGGCTCCGCTCCAAATCCTTCTATGTAGGAGGCACAACTGGCTGGCACATCGCCTTCTACCCCAACGGCAATCGCGTGGAGACCGACGACTCCGTCTCCGTCTTCGCCATTCTTGACGACGCCGTCGCAGGCCGCGCCGTCGAGGCCGAGATCGGGTTCGACGTCCTGGACCCAACCACCGGGGAGCCGATGCCGCGCTACCGTAGACCTGGCGGCGGGGTCATACGCCGGTTTGCACGCATTGGTGCCTTCTGCGGATGTGAAAATTTCATCCGGCTTGAAGAGCTCCAAGAATTCCTCCTCAAGGACGACTGTTTCTGGGTCAGGTGCAACGTCACGGTGGTCGAGTTCCTTAGAGAGACTGCACCGCCTCCGCGGCCCGTCGTGGCCGCCATACCACCACCCGACTGGGCCCAACACTTCGGTGACCTCCTGCGGAGCAAGCAGGGCGCAGACGTGATGCTCGACGTAGGCGGGGACACTTTTGCGGCGCACCGGTGCGTGCTCGCGGCGGGGTCGCCGGTATTCAAGGCCGAGCTTTATGGCACGTTAGAAGAGTGCAATGCATATGTACGGATCGACGACATGAGAGCTGAGGTGTTCAGGAATCTGCTGCACTTTGCGTACACCGACGAGCTTCCGCCGGAGACAATAGAGGATGGTGCTGCGATGGCTCGGGATCTCTTGAAGGCCGCTGACAGGTACGACATGGAGAGGCTCAAGCTGGTCTGCGAGGACAGATTGTGGAGTCACATCGATGCAAGCACGGCGGCGACCACGCTGCTGCTGGCTGAGCAACATCGCTGTCACCGTCTCAGGGAGGCATGCTTCGAGTTTCTCCTCACGTCCTCGACCACACTAAATGCAGTCATGGCAACCGACGGCTTTGGCCATCTGTGTAAAAGCAACCCCGGTCTATTGAAGGATATATTGTCCAAGCTCGCAacccaccgagatcgccggcgaagaATTCGACAATGGGAGGAAGACGACAACCACGGGTTCATCCTCAGGACAACCGAAGGGGATAAACTACCTGAACCGACTCACCACATGCATCTTGGTGGCTCTAGGAGCATTGAAACGCACACGTCTTCAAGCGAGACACCTGATCGTCGAACCCCTTTTCATCCCGACCTGACTCGTGATATTGCTACCTTCATTTCTTGGTCGTCTAAAAATTGA